A part of Kitasatospora acidiphila genomic DNA contains:
- a CDS encoding TIGR03960 family B12-binding radical SAM protein: MPVESVFPRLEALLPHVQKPIQYVGGELNSTVKEWDACDVHWALMYPDAYEVGLPNQGVMILYEVLNEQDGVLAERTYSVWPDLEALMREHGVPQFTVDAHRPVKAFDVFGLSFSTELGYTNMLTALDLAGIPLNAADRTDEDPIVLAGGHAAFNPEPIADFLDAAVVGDGEQAVLDITRIIKAWKAEGRPGGRDELLLRLARTGGVYVPKFYDVEYLSDGRIGRVVPNAPGVPWRVSKHTVMDLDEWPYPKQPLVPLAETVHERMSVEIFRGCTRGCRFCQAGMITRPVRERSITGIGEMVERGLKATGFEEVGLLSLSSADHTEIGDIAKGLADRYTEDKIGLSLPSTRVDAFNIDLANELSRNGRRSGLTFAPEGGSERIRKVINKMVSEEDLINTVATAYGNGWRQVKLYFMCGLPTETDDDVLQIAEMAKNVIQKGREVTGQNDIRCTVSIGGFVPKPHTPFQWAPQLGAAETDARLAKLREAIRGDRKYGKNIGFRYHDGKPGIVEGLLSRGDRRLGAVIRAVYEDGGRFDGWREHFSYDRWMACADKALAPTGVDVAWYTTRERSYEEVLPWDHLDSGLDKDWLWEDWQDALEEVEVDDCRWTPCFDCGVCPQMQTAIQIGPTGKKLLPLTVVNTGADQGKGAGA, from the coding sequence ATGCCAGTCGAATCGGTCTTCCCACGCCTGGAGGCCCTCCTCCCGCACGTTCAGAAGCCGATCCAGTACGTCGGCGGCGAGCTGAACTCGACCGTCAAGGAGTGGGACGCCTGCGACGTGCACTGGGCACTGATGTACCCGGACGCGTACGAGGTCGGGCTGCCCAACCAGGGCGTCATGATCCTCTACGAGGTGCTGAACGAGCAGGACGGGGTGCTCGCCGAGCGGACCTACAGCGTCTGGCCGGACCTGGAGGCGCTGATGCGCGAGCACGGCGTGCCCCAGTTCACGGTGGACGCGCACCGCCCGGTGAAGGCCTTCGACGTCTTCGGGCTCTCCTTCTCCACCGAGCTCGGCTACACCAACATGCTGACCGCGCTCGACCTGGCCGGCATCCCGCTGAACGCCGCCGACCGGACCGACGAGGACCCGATCGTGCTGGCCGGCGGCCACGCCGCGTTCAACCCCGAGCCGATCGCCGACTTCCTGGACGCCGCCGTGGTCGGCGACGGCGAGCAGGCCGTGCTCGACATCACGAGGATCATCAAGGCCTGGAAGGCCGAGGGCCGTCCCGGCGGCCGCGACGAGCTGCTGCTCCGGCTGGCCCGCACCGGCGGCGTCTACGTGCCGAAGTTCTACGACGTCGAGTACCTGTCGGACGGCCGGATCGGCCGCGTGGTGCCCAACGCCCCCGGCGTGCCGTGGCGGGTCTCCAAGCACACCGTGATGGACCTCGACGAGTGGCCCTACCCCAAGCAGCCGCTGGTCCCGCTCGCCGAGACCGTGCACGAGCGGATGTCCGTGGAGATCTTCCGCGGCTGCACCCGCGGCTGCCGGTTCTGCCAGGCCGGCATGATCACCCGCCCGGTCCGGGAGCGCAGCATCACCGGCATCGGCGAGATGGTCGAGCGCGGCCTCAAGGCCACCGGCTTCGAGGAGGTGGGCCTGCTCTCGCTCTCCAGCGCCGACCACACCGAGATCGGCGACATCGCCAAGGGCCTGGCCGACCGCTACACCGAGGACAAGATCGGCCTCTCGCTGCCCTCCACCCGGGTCGACGCGTTCAACATCGACCTGGCCAACGAGCTGAGCCGCAACGGCCGCCGGTCCGGCCTCACCTTCGCCCCCGAGGGCGGCTCGGAGCGGATCCGCAAGGTGATCAACAAGATGGTGTCCGAGGAGGACCTCATCAACACCGTCGCCACCGCCTACGGCAACGGCTGGCGCCAGGTGAAGCTCTACTTCATGTGCGGTCTGCCCACCGAGACCGACGACGACGTGCTGCAGATCGCCGAGATGGCCAAGAACGTGATCCAGAAGGGTCGCGAGGTCACCGGCCAGAACGACATCCGCTGCACCGTCTCCATCGGCGGTTTCGTCCCCAAGCCGCACACCCCCTTCCAGTGGGCCCCCCAGCTCGGCGCCGCGGAGACCGACGCCCGCCTGGCCAAGCTGCGCGAGGCGATCCGCGGCGACCGCAAGTACGGCAAGAACATCGGCTTCCGCTACCACGACGGCAAGCCCGGCATCGTCGAGGGCCTGCTCTCCCGCGGCGACCGCCGGCTCGGCGCCGTGATCCGCGCCGTCTACGAGGACGGCGGCCGCTTCGACGGCTGGCGCGAGCACTTCTCCTACGACCGCTGGATGGCCTGCGCCGACAAGGCCCTCGCCCCCACCGGCGTCGACGTCGCCTGGTACACCACCCGCGAGCGCTCCTACGAAGAGGTCCTCCCCTGGGACCACCTCGACAGCGGCCTCGACAAGGACTGGCTCTGGGAGGACTGGCAGGACGCCCTGGAAGAGGTCGAGGTCGACGACTGCCGCTGGACCCCGTGCTTCGACTGCGGCGTCTGCCCGCAGATGCAGACGGCCATACAAATCGGCCCGACGGGCAAGAAGCTGCTGCCGCTGACGGTGGTCAACACGGGGGCTGACCAGGGAAAAGGCGCTGGCGCGTGA
- a CDS encoding ATP-binding protein, whose amino-acid sequence MITARAEVEQDDPSDSTAELWLPKSELSAPRARATLVQLLERVDGGERFMEAGSIVLAELTANASAHGTRRGDRFIVRLRVNAVRLRIEVHDRSTKEPVMRAMAPMAENGRGMHLVSSLSQSWGCHLRTPGVGKAVWAVVLPAQGSS is encoded by the coding sequence GTGATCACCGCGAGAGCTGAGGTCGAACAGGACGACCCGTCGGACAGTACGGCAGAGCTGTGGCTGCCCAAGAGCGAGCTGTCGGCGCCGCGGGCACGCGCGACGCTGGTGCAGCTCCTGGAGCGCGTGGACGGCGGGGAGCGCTTCATGGAGGCCGGAAGCATCGTGCTGGCCGAACTGACGGCGAACGCGAGCGCCCATGGAACGCGTCGGGGCGACCGCTTCATTGTTCGCCTGAGGGTCAATGCGGTGCGGCTGCGGATCGAGGTGCATGACCGAAGCACCAAAGAGCCCGTGATGCGCGCGATGGCCCCCATGGCGGAGAACGGGCGGGGCATGCATCTGGTCAGCTCGCTCTCCCAGAGCTGGGGGTGCCACCTGCGTACGCCGGGCGTCGGCAAGGCGGTCTGGGCGGTCGTCCTTCCGGCGCAGGGGAGCTCCTGA
- a CDS encoding DUF3515 domain-containing protein encodes MHRLLGRPVRAIKTLPEPVRWLAIPVALAICTALVLAEDNAPWSPALTMPHPDAEAALYCQSLMKALPDNLEGHSKVTPDPSPNVAYWSSSPRTVLRCGVPRPKSLNIEANQRKESPSVNNVQWYDESDGHGGYRFTTTLRKAYVEVDSPAGAYPNLVDPLSPISYLVNSTIPDKYGRLNATDDDAV; translated from the coding sequence ATGCATCGTCTCCTTGGTCGTCCCGTCCGTGCCATCAAGACACTCCCTGAACCTGTTCGATGGCTGGCGATACCAGTTGCACTCGCGATATGCACCGCCCTCGTGCTGGCGGAGGACAATGCGCCGTGGAGTCCCGCGCTGACCATGCCGCATCCAGACGCAGAAGCCGCGCTCTATTGTCAGAGCCTCATGAAGGCGCTGCCCGATAACCTCGAGGGGCACAGCAAAGTCACGCCGGACCCGTCGCCGAATGTCGCGTACTGGTCGAGTTCACCGCGCACAGTGTTGCGCTGTGGGGTGCCCCGCCCAAAGAGCCTGAATATAGAGGCCAATCAGCGAAAGGAGTCGCCGAGCGTAAACAATGTCCAATGGTATGACGAAAGCGACGGCCACGGCGGCTACCGATTCACCACTACACTGCGAAAGGCATACGTAGAGGTAGACAGCCCGGCCGGAGCATATCCGAATCTCGTTGACCCGCTAAGTCCGATATCATATTTGGTTAATTCCACGATTCCGGACAAGTATGGTCGACTCAACGCTACAGATGACGATGCGGTCTAA
- the rodA gene encoding rod shape-determining protein RodA, with product MTSSYSSYRPLRFSPQRGRLARALAKDAPLRRIDWIIVLAALALSLGSSLLVWSATRGRDSLTHGDPQYFLYRHLTNLLIGLVLFGAVVAIGHHRIRAAVPILYLSTIVLLLATLSPLGSTVNGAHSWIQFGGGFSVQPAEFAKLGIVLGMAMILSSRIDSGERELPNDKSVLQALVLAGVPMGIVLLYPDLGSVMVMVVTILGILLAAGVPNRWLFGLLAAGGLGATAVWKLGVLSKYQIDRFAAFANPKLDPAGVGYNTAQARIAIGSGGLTGKGLFHGSQTIGQFVPEQQTDFVFTVVGEELGFVGGLALVLLIGAILWRGCRIARQATDVFSTVVAGGVITWFAFQSFENIGMTLGIMPVAGVPLPFVSYGGSSMFAGWIAIGLLQAVRTQRPIAG from the coding sequence GTGACCTCCTCCTACAGCTCCTACCGCCCGCTGCGGTTCAGCCCCCAGCGCGGCCGGCTGGCCCGGGCGCTGGCCAAGGACGCCCCGCTGCGGCGGATCGACTGGATCATAGTGCTGGCCGCGCTGGCGCTGTCGCTGGGCAGCTCGCTGCTGGTCTGGTCGGCCACCCGGGGACGCGACTCGCTGACCCACGGCGACCCGCAGTACTTCCTCTACCGCCACCTGACCAACCTGCTGATCGGCCTGGTGCTCTTCGGGGCCGTGGTCGCGATAGGGCACCACCGGATCCGCGCCGCCGTGCCGATCCTCTACCTGTCCACCATCGTGCTGCTGCTCGCCACCCTCAGCCCGCTCGGCTCCACCGTCAACGGCGCGCACTCCTGGATCCAGTTCGGCGGCGGCTTCTCCGTCCAGCCCGCCGAGTTCGCCAAGCTCGGCATCGTGCTCGGGATGGCGATGATCCTCTCCTCCCGGATCGACTCCGGCGAGCGCGAACTGCCCAACGACAAGAGCGTGCTGCAGGCGCTGGTGCTGGCCGGGGTGCCGATGGGCATCGTGCTGCTCTACCCCGACCTGGGGTCCGTGATGGTGATGGTGGTGACCATCCTGGGCATCCTGCTGGCCGCCGGCGTGCCCAACCGCTGGCTCTTCGGGCTGCTCGCCGCGGGTGGCCTCGGGGCGACCGCGGTCTGGAAGCTCGGGGTCCTGAGCAAGTACCAGATCGACCGGTTCGCCGCCTTCGCCAACCCCAAGCTGGACCCGGCCGGCGTCGGCTACAACACCGCCCAGGCCCGGATCGCGATCGGCTCCGGCGGCCTGACCGGCAAGGGCCTGTTCCACGGCAGCCAGACCATAGGGCAGTTCGTCCCCGAGCAGCAGACCGACTTCGTCTTCACGGTGGTCGGCGAGGAGCTCGGTTTCGTCGGCGGCCTGGCGCTGGTCCTGCTGATCGGGGCGATCCTCTGGCGCGGCTGCCGGATCGCCCGGCAGGCCACCGACGTCTTCAGCACCGTGGTGGCCGGCGGCGTGATCACCTGGTTCGCCTTCCAGTCCTTCGAGAACATCGGCATGACGCTCGGCATCATGCCGGTCGCCGGCGTCCCACTACCGTTCGTCAGCTACGGCGGTTCGTCGATGTTCGCCGGCTGGATCGCGATCGGGCTGCTCCAGGCCGTCCGCACCCAGCGGCCGATCGCGGGCTGA
- the mrdA gene encoding penicillin-binding protein 2, with amino-acid sequence MSNIPETGRTRRLTIRLVVLQILVLSLLATLGGRLWYLQIRNGSEYTAKASSNQIREVVDPAVRGEILDANGKVLAGNQTKLVVSVSRTSLLEQRDHGKAVLGRLAQVLGMTTKDVSDKVRLCDSKTPQPCWNGSPYQPIPVTDQATTQQAMQIMERREDFPGITAQPTALRQYPGPDGANAAQVLGYLSPVTDDEVSKTADKTGKDKYLPSDQIGRAGLEAVYDSDLRGTTGVDRLQVDNLGRVIGSAGTTPAQPGNNVVTSLDSRVQKVVEDNLGQAMNDARKQFDTETNKNFEADSGAALVMDVHTGRIIAMASAPTYDPNIWVGGISAKDYANLTSQDSNYPLLNRAIQGQWAPGSTFKVVSTSAAVAAGYSLDGHYGCPPSMTIGGREFKNFEGESFGDISLEKALEISCDTVFYGLSYDQWMKDGGIHPKNPADWFYKTAHQFGLGAKTGIDLPAEVPGRVPDRQWKQDFYDANRDAWCKQAQSGATDFATQIARENCVDGNVMRAGDSVNYAIGQGDTLVTPLQMARIYSALSNGGTLYQPSVAKAIVTPSGQLVRNIAPVVSGKLPDDQKTLQYINQATAGVITEGTAAWKFAGWPQDKIQLHAKTGTAEVYGKQTTSWLATYSNDYAVVMTISQAGTGSGGAGDAVRKIYQALYGVDDKGGIDNTKALLPTPQTQLPKFNPDGTAILNQASYATGSFDYPPLPQPAQPAFATDLAATEPNGNGYGNGYGRSRA; translated from the coding sequence GTGAGCAACATCCCGGAGACCGGCCGCACCCGCCGGCTGACGATCCGTCTGGTGGTGCTGCAGATCCTGGTGCTGTCGCTGCTCGCCACTCTGGGCGGTCGGCTCTGGTACCTGCAGATCCGCAACGGCAGCGAGTACACGGCGAAGGCCTCCAGCAACCAGATCCGCGAGGTGGTCGACCCGGCGGTGCGCGGCGAGATCCTGGACGCCAACGGCAAGGTGCTCGCGGGCAACCAGACCAAGCTGGTGGTCTCGGTCTCGCGCACCTCGCTGCTGGAGCAGAGGGACCACGGCAAGGCGGTGCTGGGCCGGCTGGCCCAGGTGCTCGGGATGACCACCAAGGACGTCTCCGACAAGGTGCGGCTCTGCGACTCCAAGACCCCGCAGCCCTGCTGGAACGGTTCGCCTTACCAGCCGATCCCGGTGACCGACCAGGCCACCACCCAGCAGGCGATGCAGATAATGGAGCGCCGCGAGGACTTCCCCGGGATCACCGCGCAGCCCACCGCGCTGCGCCAGTACCCGGGCCCGGACGGGGCCAATGCCGCCCAGGTGCTCGGCTACCTCTCGCCGGTCACCGACGACGAGGTCAGCAAGACCGCGGACAAGACCGGCAAGGACAAGTACCTGCCGTCCGACCAGATCGGCCGGGCCGGCCTGGAGGCGGTGTACGACAGCGACCTGCGCGGCACCACCGGCGTGGACCGGCTGCAGGTGGACAACCTCGGCCGGGTGATCGGCAGCGCCGGCACCACCCCGGCCCAGCCCGGCAACAACGTGGTCACCTCGCTCGACTCCCGGGTGCAGAAGGTCGTCGAGGACAACCTGGGGCAGGCCATGAACGACGCCCGCAAGCAGTTCGACACCGAGACCAACAAGAACTTCGAGGCCGACTCCGGCGCGGCCCTGGTGATGGACGTGCACACCGGCCGGATCATCGCGATGGCCAGCGCGCCGACCTACGACCCCAACATCTGGGTCGGCGGCATCTCGGCCAAGGACTACGCCAACCTGACCAGCCAGGACTCCAACTACCCGCTGCTGAACCGGGCCATACAGGGTCAGTGGGCACCCGGCTCCACCTTCAAGGTGGTCTCCACCTCGGCCGCCGTCGCGGCCGGCTACTCGCTCGACGGGCACTACGGCTGCCCGCCGAGCATGACCATCGGCGGTCGCGAGTTCAAGAACTTCGAGGGCGAGAGCTTCGGTGACATCTCGCTGGAGAAGGCGCTGGAGATCTCCTGCGACACCGTCTTCTACGGCCTGTCCTACGACCAGTGGATGAAGGACGGCGGGATCCACCCGAAGAACCCCGCCGACTGGTTCTACAAGACCGCGCACCAGTTCGGCCTGGGCGCCAAGACCGGCATCGACCTGCCCGCTGAGGTGCCCGGCCGGGTGCCGGACCGCCAGTGGAAGCAGGACTTCTACGACGCCAACAGGGACGCCTGGTGCAAGCAGGCGCAGAGCGGCGCGACCGACTTCGCCACCCAGATCGCCAGGGAGAACTGCGTCGACGGCAACGTGATGCGCGCCGGTGACTCGGTCAACTACGCGATCGGCCAGGGCGACACCCTGGTCACCCCGCTGCAGATGGCCCGGATCTACTCGGCGCTCTCCAACGGCGGCACGCTCTACCAGCCGTCGGTGGCCAAGGCGATCGTGACCCCGAGCGGCCAGCTGGTCCGCAACATCGCCCCGGTGGTCTCCGGCAAGCTGCCGGACGACCAGAAGACCCTGCAGTACATCAACCAGGCCACCGCCGGCGTCATCACCGAGGGCACCGCGGCCTGGAAGTTCGCCGGCTGGCCGCAGGACAAGATCCAGCTGCACGCCAAGACCGGCACCGCCGAGGTCTACGGCAAGCAGACCACCTCCTGGCTGGCCACCTACAGCAACGACTACGCCGTGGTGATGACGATCAGTCAGGCCGGTACCGGTTCCGGCGGTGCCGGTGACGCGGTCCGCAAGATCTACCAGGCGCTCTACGGCGTGGACGACAAGGGCGGCATCGACAACACCAAGGCGCTGCTGCCGACCCCGCAGACCCAGCTGCCCAAGTTCAACCCGGACGGCACCGCGATCCTCAACCAGGCCTCGTACGCCACCGGTTCGTTCGACTACCCGCCGCTGCCGCAGCCCGCCCAGCCGGCGTTCGCCACCGACCTGGCCGCCACCGAGCCCAACGGCAACGGCTACGGCAACGGCTACGGAAGGAGCCGGGCGTGA
- the mreD gene encoding rod shape-determining protein MreD produces MVIKRTVLAAVLLLVALVVQVSVLGRLQLPGATPDLLLLVVVGLALVFGPMGGSLTGFFGGLLADLAPPSDHAIGRYALVLCLMGYAAGLLRAEPGRQRSVLGPLLVVAGSAVVSTVLYALVGALVGDTAARHVGLPGLVFSALLYDVLLAPFAVPAVMLLARRFGGVGLDGEVTGPGLGTIARYRTTRHASSVGPSIRKKLGVKS; encoded by the coding sequence ATGGTCATCAAGCGAACCGTGCTGGCCGCCGTCCTGCTGCTGGTTGCCCTGGTGGTCCAGGTCAGCGTGCTCGGACGGCTGCAACTGCCCGGCGCCACCCCGGACCTGCTGCTGCTCGTGGTGGTCGGCCTGGCGCTGGTCTTCGGACCGATGGGCGGCAGCCTGACCGGCTTCTTCGGCGGCCTGCTGGCCGACCTGGCGCCGCCCTCCGACCACGCGATCGGCCGCTACGCACTGGTGCTCTGCCTGATGGGCTACGCGGCCGGCCTGCTGCGCGCCGAGCCCGGGCGGCAGCGCTCGGTGCTGGGCCCGCTGCTGGTGGTGGCCGGCTCGGCGGTGGTCTCCACCGTGCTCTACGCGCTGGTCGGCGCCCTGGTGGGGGACACCGCGGCGCGCCATGTCGGGCTCCCCGGGCTGGTGTTCAGCGCGCTGCTGTACGACGTGCTGCTGGCGCCCTTCGCGGTGCCGGCCGTGATGCTGCTGGCCCGCCGGTTCGGTGGTGTCGGGCTCGACGGCGAGGTGACCGGGCCGGGCCTGGGCACCATCGCCCGCTACCGCACCACCCGGCACGCCTCCTCGGTGGGGCCGTCCATCCGCAAGAAGCTCGGCGTCAAGTCCTGA
- a CDS encoding GntR family transcriptional regulator: protein MAVIRNEPLHKQVAAAMRESIAQGQWQPGSQLPTETDLAGTYGVSRPTVRLAVAALRTEGLLDVKQGRGTFVRSAVHGPAATIEQAITRRGTRFETSTDHWWTGKEEATVYRAATDATTAPLLGMDEDEMTIVCDRLIQDPATGTRALHRLILPLERVGETALVRTPAVTPAKAYATLAKAGHDLTWREQISARIPQPDERTSLRLSEAAALLVTHRVTVDRAQGLPLMLERTLLGAESTAVGFTIEAAEAPAKAGVR, encoded by the coding sequence ATGGCAGTCATCCGGAACGAGCCGCTGCACAAGCAAGTCGCCGCAGCCATGCGGGAGTCCATTGCCCAAGGGCAGTGGCAGCCGGGCAGCCAGCTGCCCACCGAGACCGATCTCGCCGGGACCTATGGGGTGTCCCGCCCCACGGTGCGCCTGGCCGTCGCCGCGCTCCGCACCGAGGGCCTGTTGGACGTCAAGCAGGGCCGGGGCACCTTCGTCCGCAGCGCCGTCCACGGCCCCGCCGCCACAATCGAGCAGGCGATCACCCGACGCGGCACCCGCTTCGAGACCTCGACGGACCACTGGTGGACGGGCAAGGAAGAGGCCACCGTCTACCGGGCCGCCACTGACGCGACCACCGCGCCACTGCTCGGCATGGACGAGGACGAGATGACCATCGTCTGCGACCGTCTCATCCAGGATCCGGCCACCGGCACCCGGGCGCTCCATCGCCTCATCCTCCCCCTTGAGCGCGTGGGTGAGACCGCGCTCGTGCGGACACCGGCAGTGACCCCGGCCAAGGCCTACGCGACCCTCGCCAAGGCCGGCCACGACCTCACCTGGCGCGAGCAGATCAGCGCCCGTATCCCGCAGCCCGACGAGCGAACATCGCTCCGACTCTCCGAGGCCGCCGCCCTTCTGGTGACCCACCGCGTCACGGTGGACCGGGCCCAGGGCCTGCCGCTCATGCTGGAGCGCACCCTGCTCGGCGCCGAGTCCACCGCGGTCGGCTTCACCATCGAGGCCGCCGAGGCGCCCGCCAAGGCCGGAGTCCGGTAG
- a CDS encoding transcriptional regulator: MGSPNTQLADWLSRTDWSRGKLARTVKAKATELGHLHITCDTSSVRRWLEGQTPRPPVPEILADLFSAHFGFRVTTYDLGFTPDSTPDRSLVYNQSYGATVEAVAELGRADVDRRTFLTGSTFAVAAAVGPSRDWLLSTLDQQADPNRRVHLEDVAAVRNMFGTFQEMDIFQGGGAGRATLASYTNEHVYPLLRRSYTEDVRRALAEAAAEQTYLLGWMAYDDGEHGTAQRYLIQSLRLAEESGNPALGAHVLAGMADQAALLGHPDEGRRLAQAGRAGLSRTPESDACLADLWALEGRALAKLGDRQGAIRAVSQSEAAYAKVTPDSEEAEWARYIDPAYLNGEHAQTFQDIGDPDTAATYARLSIDHARAQKRARRGAMSQAALAVSHLQRRDLEAAHAAGLRTLSLTSQVQSSRAVEAVQNLKRQMTPFGRHPLVADFNERARDVLAA; this comes from the coding sequence ATGGGGTCACCGAACACACAGCTCGCCGACTGGCTCAGTCGAACCGACTGGTCGCGGGGGAAGCTCGCTCGGACAGTGAAAGCGAAGGCTACCGAGCTCGGCCACCTGCACATCACCTGCGACACGTCCAGCGTCAGGCGCTGGTTGGAAGGCCAGACGCCGCGTCCACCTGTACCTGAGATCCTGGCCGACCTGTTCTCCGCGCACTTCGGATTCCGCGTGACGACCTACGATCTCGGCTTCACACCCGACTCGACGCCGGATCGATCACTTGTCTACAACCAGTCCTACGGCGCTACGGTTGAAGCCGTTGCGGAGCTAGGGAGGGCAGACGTGGATCGACGCACATTCCTGACCGGGTCGACTTTCGCCGTCGCGGCGGCGGTAGGCCCCTCGCGTGACTGGCTGTTGAGCACCCTGGATCAGCAGGCAGACCCCAACCGACGCGTCCACCTGGAAGACGTCGCCGCCGTACGGAACATGTTCGGCACCTTCCAGGAGATGGACATCTTCCAGGGCGGCGGCGCCGGCCGAGCCACACTGGCCAGCTACACCAATGAGCACGTCTACCCGCTGCTCCGCCGGAGCTACACCGAGGATGTCCGCCGCGCCCTGGCCGAGGCCGCCGCCGAGCAGACCTACCTCCTCGGGTGGATGGCCTATGACGACGGTGAACACGGCACCGCCCAGCGCTACCTGATCCAGTCTCTGCGGCTGGCCGAGGAGTCCGGCAACCCGGCACTCGGCGCGCACGTCCTAGCGGGCATGGCCGACCAGGCCGCGCTGCTCGGCCACCCCGACGAAGGCCGCCGCCTCGCCCAGGCCGGCCGCGCCGGTCTCTCCCGCACCCCGGAGTCGGACGCCTGCCTAGCCGACCTCTGGGCCCTCGAAGGCCGGGCGCTCGCCAAGCTCGGCGACAGGCAGGGCGCCATCCGAGCCGTCAGCCAGTCCGAGGCCGCCTACGCCAAGGTCACCCCGGACAGCGAAGAAGCCGAGTGGGCCCGCTACATCGACCCGGCCTACCTCAACGGCGAGCACGCCCAGACCTTCCAGGACATCGGCGACCCCGACACCGCTGCCACCTACGCACGCCTCTCCATCGACCACGCCCGCGCCCAAAAGCGAGCCCGCCGCGGCGCCATGTCCCAGGCGGCGCTGGCCGTTTCGCACCTGCAGCGGCGGGACCTCGAGGCTGCGCACGCGGCCGGCCTCAGGACGCTGAGCCTCACCAGCCAGGTCCAGTCGTCCCGCGCCGTCGAGGCCGTCCAGAACCTCAAGCGCCAGATGACCCCCTTCGGCCGCCACCCCTTGGTCGCCGACTTCAACGAGCGGGCCCGGGACGTGCTGGCTGCGTGA
- a CDS encoding SCO3933 family regulatory protein, protein MQSIPVDITRLGTMTCIVAPEVRLANRETGEVKTNREGVPVYTVGVAVRQEGRRASIIEISVNGEPVGVAEGVRVTVTGLVAFSWAMGDRHGMSFRADSITPAPPVTPPATTVPASRKGGDA, encoded by the coding sequence ATGCAGTCGATCCCCGTGGACATCACCCGACTCGGCACGATGACCTGCATCGTGGCCCCGGAAGTGCGCTTGGCCAACAGGGAGACCGGTGAGGTCAAGACCAACCGAGAGGGTGTCCCGGTCTACACCGTGGGTGTGGCGGTCCGTCAGGAGGGACGCCGCGCCTCGATCATCGAGATCAGCGTGAACGGCGAACCGGTCGGCGTCGCCGAGGGCGTGCGAGTCACCGTCACCGGCCTGGTGGCCTTCTCCTGGGCCATGGGCGACCGGCACGGGATGTCGTTCCGCGCGGACTCGATCACACCCGCGCCGCCGGTCACCCCGCCGGCCACCACCGTGCCCGCCTCCCGTAAGGGCGGCGACGCGTGA